From one Vanacampus margaritifer isolate UIUO_Vmar chromosome 12, RoL_Vmar_1.0, whole genome shotgun sequence genomic stretch:
- the vent gene encoding ventral expressed homeobox, which yields MANFSVEWLSQSFYAKEKDAGAMTLQKDETKNSPPSPNNSCGYTSGSESEAGEDSEGEMIKQRRMRTKFTSEQINKLQSTFNKHKYLGASQRRKIAEKLNLSETQVKTWFQNRRMKLKREVHEMRPDLFPVPAFLLPPVLFQHQILGGQFHQSSPFYAQLRGPAHPTALHQHHHLAEAL from the exons ATGGCCAACTTCTCGGTGGAGTGGCTCTCGCAAAGTTTTTACGCAAAGGAAAAAGACGCCGGTGCGATGACCCTGCAgaaagacgagacaaaaaacTCCCCACCGTCACCAAACA ACAGTTGCGGTTACACTTCCGGCTCAGAAAGCGAGGCGGGAGAGGACAGTGAAGGAGAAATGATCAAACAACGCAGGATGAGAACGAAATTCACCTCTGAGCAAATCAATAAACTGCAGAGCACTTTCAACAAGCACAAATATTTGGGAGCCTCCCAGAGGAGGAAGATTGCCGAGAAACTCAACCTCTCTGAAACACAG GTGAAAACGTGGTTTCAGAACAGGAGGATGAAGTTAAAGCGGGAGGTGCACGAGATGCGTCCCGACTTGTTTCCCGTGCCGGCTTTTCTGCTACCGCCTGTCCTGTTTCAGCACCAAATTCTCGGAGGACAGTTCCACCAAAGCAGCCCCTTCTATGCGCAACTCCGCGGGCCCGCTCACCCCACCGCCCTGCACCAGCACCATCATCTCGCGGAGGCCCTTTAA